One segment of Candidatus Polarisedimenticolia bacterium DNA contains the following:
- a CDS encoding PP2C family protein-serine/threonine phosphatase: protein MESRKPETSTEAPPERTAPGERSAVYRSFWRKLDTALSAVEGGHDLTAALDEMLRTLLKDFPQELGFVAGRLYEKLDDSRYVLRRWYGDNPPDKLGYAVPITYAAVQELLERGIIVMKETDPGFDHTIEDPLGVTVFAAMTIGRDNQYLLSFSIEGDFNREKTLYLLSAVQHVIGQKIRQQRFYNVMEETRQIQLSLLPKGPPSFMNYDVHGKTVPAEAVGGDLYDFIQYSDRILGIAVTDASGHGLPAALQARDVITGLRMGMAEHLKIVSTIERLNKVINRSTLVTRFASLFYGELERNGNFIYCNAGHPPALYWHDGLFHELDQGGMVLGPDPDARYERGYLRLRPSDVIVIYSDGITEAQSPEGEDFGVPRLQGLIADHKTLTARTLTDLIFQRVDAFTRRARPRDDQTVVVVRHPA from the coding sequence ATGGAATCCCGCAAGCCCGAAACCAGCACGGAGGCGCCGCCGGAGCGGACCGCACCAGGGGAACGCTCCGCCGTCTACCGCTCCTTCTGGCGGAAGCTCGACACGGCGCTCAGCGCTGTCGAGGGCGGGCACGACCTGACCGCCGCTCTCGACGAGATGCTGCGCACGCTGCTGAAGGACTTCCCGCAGGAGCTCGGCTTCGTCGCCGGCCGGCTGTACGAGAAGCTGGACGACAGCCGCTACGTTCTGAGGCGCTGGTACGGCGACAACCCGCCGGACAAGCTGGGCTACGCCGTGCCGATCACCTACGCCGCGGTGCAGGAGCTCCTGGAGCGCGGCATCATCGTCATGAAGGAGACCGATCCCGGCTTCGACCACACCATCGAGGATCCGCTCGGCGTGACGGTGTTCGCGGCCATGACCATCGGCCGGGACAACCAGTACCTCCTGTCGTTCAGCATCGAGGGGGACTTCAACCGCGAGAAGACCCTGTACCTGCTCTCCGCCGTTCAGCACGTCATCGGGCAGAAGATCCGCCAGCAGCGGTTCTACAACGTCATGGAGGAGACGCGCCAGATCCAGCTCTCCCTTCTCCCGAAGGGCCCCCCCTCCTTCATGAACTACGACGTCCACGGAAAAACGGTGCCGGCCGAGGCGGTCGGCGGCGACCTCTACGACTTCATCCAGTACTCCGACCGCATCCTCGGCATCGCCGTGACCGACGCCTCGGGTCACGGCCTGCCCGCGGCTCTGCAGGCGCGCGACGTCATCACCGGCCTGCGCATGGGGATGGCGGAGCATCTCAAGATCGTCAGCACCATCGAGCGGCTGAACAAGGTGATCAACCGATCGACGCTCGTCACCCGGTTCGCGTCCCTGTTCTACGGGGAGCTCGAGCGCAACGGCAACTTCATCTACTGCAACGCGGGCCACCCGCCCGCGCTGTACTGGCACGACGGCCTGTTCCACGAGCTCGACCAGGGGGGGATGGTCCTCGGGCCCGACCCGGACGCGCGCTACGAGCGCGGCTACCTGAGGCTGCGGCCGTCCGACGTCATCGTGATCTACTCCGACGGGATCACCGAGGCGCAGAGCCCCGAGGGGGAAGACTTCGGCGTGCCCCGCCTGCAGGGGCTCATCGCGGATCACAAGACCCTCACGGCCAGGACCCTGACCGATCTGATCTTCCAGAGGGTCGACGCGTTCACCCGGCGCGCGCGCCCCCGGGACGATCAGACCGTCGTGGTCGTCCGGCACCCCGCCTGA
- a CDS encoding heavy-metal-associated domain-containing protein produces MVAVLTALSVAHVSAAPTVRGAASPGTVRVLTLPVKGMTCALCTRGVEESVKRLDGVVGAAADLGSGLVRVEAAEGKSLSLNEVKDRVVKAGFKVGGECQIEADGRFSISPDGRIMFRIPGTAYAYQVLEGSELLRLYKSHPGLRGDFSVSFRLHDHPRWKPAAISIIRAERLGAAPAPGP; encoded by the coding sequence ATGGTGGCCGTCCTGACGGCGCTCTCCGTGGCGCATGTGTCCGCCGCCCCGACGGTCCGAGGCGCGGCGTCGCCCGGGACGGTCAGGGTGCTCACCCTCCCGGTCAAGGGAATGACCTGCGCGCTCTGCACCAGGGGCGTCGAGGAGTCGGTCAAGCGCCTCGACGGAGTGGTCGGGGCCGCCGCGGACCTGGGGAGCGGGCTGGTGCGCGTGGAGGCGGCGGAGGGGAAATCCCTGAGCCTCAACGAGGTGAAGGACCGGGTGGTGAAGGCGGGCTTCAAGGTCGGCGGCGAGTGCCAGATCGAGGCGGACGGCCGGTTCAGCATCTCTCCGGATGGCCGGATCATGTTCCGCATTCCCGGGACCGCCTATGCCTACCAGGTCCTGGAAGGAAGCGAGCTGCTACGCCTCTACAAGAGCCACCCCGGGCTGAGGGGGGACTTCTCCGTCTCGTTCCGCCTGCACGATCATCCACGCTGGAAGCCGGCCGCCATCTCGATCATCCGTGCCGAGCGGCTCGGTGCGGCGCCGGCTCCGGGACCATGA
- a CDS encoding cysteine synthase A: MTNVFDDVTRAIGHTPLVRLNRIGQDTGATFYAKLEYTNPGHSVKDRIAVQIVDDAERGGSLKPGGTIIECTSGNTGMGLAMVGAARGYRMIFVMPDKVSSEKIKALRAFGAKVVTTPTAVSPEDPRSYYSVAKRIAQQTPNCFFANQYHNPSNPEAHFRTTGPEIWEQTDGKVDAVVIATGTGGTLSGIARYIKTRKPAVKFVLIDPVGSILYDYFKTKTILSSFKTYKVEGFGEDFLPTTLDFSLVDECYQVTDKECFLTARELTRKEGLFSGGSAGGAVCGAIKFAKEYPQCRTIVVLLPDSGSRYLSKVFDDDWLRENSFLDEEATYGSLKDIVERQRRHPLFTADAADGVQPVIKLMKTHGISQLPVMEGGRMIGIISEIDLLNALLKDPDAVGRPVGELVDQNFVLVPPDAPVSRLAAIFSEGKVALVEENGKIAAVVTKIDLIDHMAGVMK, from the coding sequence ATGACCAACGTTTTCGACGACGTCACCAGGGCGATCGGGCACACGCCCCTCGTCCGGCTGAACCGCATCGGCCAGGACACCGGGGCGACGTTCTACGCCAAGCTCGAGTACACCAATCCCGGCCACTCGGTGAAGGACCGCATCGCCGTGCAGATCGTCGACGACGCGGAGCGCGGCGGCTCCCTCAAGCCGGGCGGGACGATCATCGAGTGCACCAGCGGCAACACCGGGATGGGGCTGGCCATGGTCGGCGCGGCGCGCGGCTACCGCATGATCTTCGTCATGCCCGACAAGGTCAGCAGCGAGAAGATCAAGGCGCTGCGCGCCTTCGGCGCGAAGGTGGTCACGACGCCCACGGCGGTGTCGCCGGAGGACCCGCGCTCGTACTATTCGGTCGCGAAGCGGATCGCCCAGCAGACGCCGAACTGCTTCTTCGCCAACCAGTACCACAACCCGAGCAACCCGGAGGCGCACTTCCGGACGACCGGACCCGAGATCTGGGAGCAGACGGACGGCAAGGTCGACGCCGTGGTCATCGCCACGGGGACCGGGGGCACCCTGAGCGGCATCGCCCGCTACATCAAGACGCGGAAGCCTGCGGTGAAGTTCGTCCTGATCGACCCGGTGGGCTCGATCCTGTACGACTACTTCAAGACGAAGACGATCCTGAGCAGCTTCAAGACCTACAAGGTCGAGGGGTTCGGGGAGGACTTCCTGCCGACCACGCTCGACTTCTCCCTGGTCGACGAGTGCTACCAGGTGACCGACAAGGAGTGCTTCCTGACGGCGCGCGAGCTGACCCGCAAGGAAGGGCTGTTCTCGGGCGGCTCGGCCGGCGGCGCCGTCTGCGGCGCGATCAAGTTCGCGAAGGAGTACCCGCAGTGCAGGACCATCGTCGTCCTCCTTCCGGACTCGGGGTCGCGCTACCTGAGCAAGGTGTTCGACGACGACTGGCTGCGCGAGAACTCCTTCCTCGACGAGGAGGCCACCTACGGCAGCCTGAAGGACATCGTGGAGCGCCAGCGGCGCCATCCCCTGTTCACCGCCGACGCCGCCGACGGCGTGCAGCCGGTCATCAAGCTGATGAAGACGCACGGCATCTCGCAGCTGCCCGTCATGGAAGGCGGCAGGATGATCGGCATCATCTCCGAGATTGATCTATTGAACGCGCTCCTGAAGGACCCCGACGCCGTGGGCCGCCCGGTCGGCGAGCTGGTGGACCAGAATTTCGTGCTCGTCCCCCCCGACGCGCCGGTCAGCCGCCTGGCCGCGATCTTCAGCGAAGGGAAGGTCGCGCTGGTCGAGGAGAACGGCAAGATCGCCGCCGTGGTCACGAAGATCGATCTCATCGATCACATGGCGGGGGTGATGAAGTAG
- a CDS encoding sigma-70 family RNA polymerase sigma factor, which yields MDLGTTPVDGDDIIQRHGRRLFVLAYHLTGDGPRAHELTQECLVRSLLEPAFPTGEREAAIHLIRGLVSLWRERLDPPARSGRPRGKVAAAPAPAIPSSERAALWSALSRLDPTSRAVLVLRVAGDLEYEAIGRILDMAADVVYARLLQARSRLRPGETALAEPVFEAMNLYLDGRLAGAERSEFERRLLTDAALRLRVEFHRGLTLELHEDAPPLPRDFAARIHDQLDRTRETLALVDQAVESAGWDPAVGPPVPVAPARSSWWGRAGGIAALVVAVAGITFWAARRLPVTPPAASSSEAPPASPSGSPSATPDEATIQALRSLGYLAPAPGRRPPRPAATPARPGTRPRTTPPAPAALPAPTALPPPAALPAPAATPGDTPVDPRPTPAPAASVPAVPAAPPAVEQPAASPPAAQPTASPEGEPAPGGSTAGGTVRWRTIRIGRAPEKDGQHRVVRTAAEWTALLDGSGAPVPEVAFDREMVVLLPKVLAVASVQQTAEAVVVECRQGPPPSGDEDPAAAASGLAVILPLSDQPVRIVIR from the coding sequence ATGGATCTGGGCACCACTCCCGTCGACGGGGACGACATCATCCAGCGGCACGGGCGGCGACTGTTCGTGCTCGCCTACCACCTGACAGGAGACGGTCCCCGGGCGCACGAGCTGACGCAGGAGTGCCTGGTCCGGAGCCTCCTGGAGCCGGCCTTCCCGACGGGCGAGCGCGAGGCGGCGATCCACCTGATTCGCGGGCTCGTCTCGCTCTGGAGGGAGAGGCTCGATCCGCCAGCCCGATCCGGCCGGCCCCGGGGCAAGGTTGCGGCCGCCCCGGCGCCCGCCATCCCGTCGAGCGAGCGCGCGGCCCTGTGGAGCGCCCTGTCGCGGCTCGATCCCACCTCGCGCGCCGTCCTGGTGCTCCGCGTCGCCGGCGACCTGGAGTACGAGGCCATCGGCAGGATCCTGGACATGGCGGCCGACGTCGTCTACGCCCGGTTGCTCCAGGCGAGGTCCCGGCTTCGGCCCGGGGAAACGGCCCTCGCGGAGCCCGTGTTCGAGGCGATGAATCTGTACCTCGACGGCCGCCTTGCCGGCGCCGAGCGCAGCGAGTTCGAGCGCCGGCTGCTGACGGACGCCGCGCTCCGCCTGCGGGTCGAGTTCCATCGCGGCTTGACCCTCGAGCTGCACGAAGACGCGCCCCCGCTGCCGCGGGACTTCGCCGCGCGGATCCACGATCAGCTGGATCGGACGCGCGAGACGCTGGCCCTTGTCGATCAGGCCGTCGAATCGGCGGGCTGGGATCCGGCCGTCGGGCCCCCCGTGCCCGTCGCGCCGGCCCGCAGCTCGTGGTGGGGGAGGGCCGGCGGAATCGCCGCGCTCGTGGTCGCCGTCGCCGGCATCACGTTCTGGGCCGCCCGGCGCCTGCCGGTGACCCCTCCGGCGGCCTCGTCGTCCGAGGCGCCCCCCGCGTCCCCCTCCGGGAGCCCCTCCGCCACTCCGGACGAGGCGACGATTCAGGCGCTGCGATCGCTCGGGTACCTGGCCCCCGCCCCCGGGCGGAGACCTCCGCGACCCGCCGCCACACCGGCCCGGCCGGGAACGCGACCACGCACGACCCCGCCGGCTCCCGCCGCCCTTCCGGCTCCCACGGCCCTTCCGCCTCCCGCGGCCCTTCCGGCTCCCGCGGCCACGCCGGGGGACACGCCGGTCGATCCACGACCGACGCCGGCTCCCGCGGCCTCCGTCCCCGCGGTTCCGGCCGCCCCGCCGGCGGTGGAGCAGCCGGCCGCTTCACCGCCGGCCGCGCAGCCGACCGCCTCGCCGGAAGGGGAGCCGGCGCCGGGCGGATCCACGGCGGGGGGCACCGTGCGCTGGCGCACGATCCGGATCGGCAGGGCTCCCGAGAAGGACGGCCAGCATCGCGTCGTCCGCACCGCCGCGGAGTGGACCGCGCTCCTGGACGGATCGGGGGCCCCGGTTCCCGAGGTCGCCTTCGATCGCGAGATGGTCGTGCTGCTGCCCAAGGTGCTCGCCGTCGCGTCGGTCCAGCAGACGGCCGAAGCGGTCGTCGTCGAATGCCGGCAGGGGCCTCCCCCTTCGGGGGATGAAGATCCGGCGGCAGCCGCCTCGGGGCTGGCGGTGATCCTGCCACTCTCCGATCAACCGGTGCGCATCGTGATCCGTTAG
- a CDS encoding tetratricopeptide repeat protein, which translates to MPSAGPSLLAIPTPLAIILVAAALFRAVYFIVYSRNGILFDGLILDSAVYDAWAERIAGGQWLGPQAFYFPPLYPYVLGLLFKVAGHSLPLVYLLQGLLGVVNIFLIHRIGAVLFGPRAGVLAAAGAALYGPFAFHEMKVLGTTLGLTLSLLSLALLVGAESAWARSAGAGRGGGVPMRWLAAGLAIGVASACLPGTVLLAPLYAASLAWRRAVRAALTLLIGTILGLLPVTAHNLYVAGDFLPLSGQGGTTFYQGNNPLAVGRYSVAPGFSGAPESQAAEEQSIAQRETGRGMRRSETSAYFLRKGLAWIVLSPGAWLLLEARKLAALLGDYEASTEYSIYYERDQVPWLRLLALPFAAIAGAGIAGLLRAGMPRPPATALFLYTVQAAATPLIFYVSSRYRQPLVPALLIYGAHLADGAWSAARREGAPPRADLRALALAGVLAIVSFFPLGAQMDSAEGNVHYNIGNLLAERGRHAEAILSFDRAVARWPGNAPAWVNRGNSLDKLGLEDEALASYGRAEEERPGFWPAIKGQGIILHRRKDHAGEEAVYRRGLAEGREEARYYLGVALKNQDRLDEAVREFEEATRLNPSYARAHTRLGEILAARGDTARAREHFRLSVAADPADRAAQAGLSRLGG; encoded by the coding sequence ATGCCATCCGCGGGTCCCTCGCTCCTGGCGATCCCGACGCCGCTGGCGATCATCCTGGTCGCCGCGGCCCTTTTCCGGGCGGTGTATTTCATCGTCTACTCCCGGAACGGCATCCTGTTCGACGGGTTGATCCTCGATTCGGCGGTGTACGACGCCTGGGCGGAGCGCATTGCCGGCGGACAGTGGCTGGGCCCCCAGGCCTTCTATTTTCCGCCGCTCTACCCTTACGTCCTGGGACTCCTGTTCAAGGTCGCCGGGCATTCCCTCCCCCTCGTCTACCTGCTGCAGGGGCTCCTGGGCGTGGTCAACATCTTCTTGATCCATCGCATCGGGGCCGTCCTGTTCGGGCCGCGCGCCGGCGTCCTGGCCGCCGCGGGGGCGGCCCTGTACGGCCCGTTCGCCTTCCACGAAATGAAGGTCCTGGGCACGACCCTCGGCCTGACCCTGAGTCTCCTGTCGCTCGCCCTGCTGGTCGGCGCCGAGTCGGCCTGGGCCCGGTCGGCCGGCGCGGGCCGGGGGGGCGGCGTCCCGATGCGCTGGCTCGCGGCGGGGCTCGCGATCGGCGTCGCCTCCGCGTGCCTGCCCGGCACGGTGCTCCTGGCGCCGCTCTATGCCGCCAGTCTCGCGTGGCGCCGCGCGGTCCGGGCCGCCCTGACGCTTCTGATCGGGACGATCCTGGGGCTCCTGCCGGTGACCGCCCACAATCTCTACGTCGCCGGGGATTTTCTGCCGCTCTCCGGCCAGGGCGGGACGACGTTCTACCAGGGGAACAACCCGCTGGCCGTCGGACGATACAGTGTCGCGCCCGGATTCAGCGGCGCGCCCGAGAGCCAGGCCGCCGAGGAGCAATCGATCGCCCAGCGCGAGACCGGCCGGGGGATGCGGCGCTCGGAGACGAGCGCGTATTTCCTCCGGAAGGGGCTGGCCTGGATCGTCTTGTCTCCCGGTGCCTGGCTCCTTCTCGAGGCCCGCAAGCTGGCGGCGCTTCTGGGCGACTATGAGGCGTCGACCGAGTACAGCATCTATTACGAGCGCGACCAGGTCCCCTGGCTGCGGCTCCTGGCCCTGCCGTTCGCGGCCATCGCCGGAGCCGGCATCGCCGGCCTGCTGCGGGCCGGCATGCCGCGCCCCCCGGCGACGGCGCTCTTCCTGTACACCGTGCAGGCCGCGGCGACGCCGCTCATCTTCTACGTGTCCTCGCGCTACCGCCAGCCCCTCGTCCCGGCCCTCCTGATCTACGGGGCGCATCTGGCCGACGGGGCATGGTCGGCGGCGCGCCGCGAGGGGGCGCCGCCACGCGCCGACCTGCGCGCCCTGGCGCTCGCCGGCGTCCTGGCGATCGTCTCCTTCTTCCCTCTCGGCGCCCAGATGGACTCGGCCGAAGGGAACGTGCACTACAACATCGGGAACCTCCTGGCCGAGCGCGGGCGTCATGCCGAGGCGATCCTCTCGTTCGATCGGGCCGTGGCCCGCTGGCCCGGCAACGCCCCCGCGTGGGTCAACCGCGGCAACAGCCTGGACAAGCTCGGGCTGGAGGACGAGGCCCTGGCGTCCTACGGCCGGGCGGAGGAGGAGCGCCCCGGCTTCTGGCCGGCCATCAAGGGGCAGGGGATCATCCTCCACAGGAGGAAGGACCACGCAGGGGAGGAGGCGGTCTACCGCCGCGGCCTCGCCGAGGGCCGGGAGGAGGCGCGCTATTACCTCGGCGTCGCCCTGAAGAATCAGGACCGCCTGGACGAGGCGGTGCGCGAGTTCGAGGAGGCGACGCGCCTCAACCCGTCGTACGCCCGGGCGCACACCCGCCTCGGGGAGATCCTCGCGGCCCGGGGCGACACCGCCCGGGCGCGCGAGCACTTCCGCCTCTCCGTCGCCGCCGACCCGGCCGACCGGGCGGCGCAGGCCGGGCTGTCCCGCCTGGGCGGCTGA
- a CDS encoding sodium:solute symporter family protein: MDFVINAHMSWFDFVVIAAYLVFMLWIGWYVSKKMANFDDFFIAGRTMTTPVLICTLVSTYYGIDVLFGTSELAYNEGIVAWFGYSRPTYLFFIIAAFFLADRLRQHGHRSLPDILQWHYGKEAGVFAAVASFVYSLPSLGLFGMGKLAQVVFGIDLWIGGLLFGGVALVYTLWGGLWADALTDTVQFVLMCVTLAIAIPIVMSHVGGFDYVAQNLPATFFQPMGSVPIWLVVVYAATGLTILVEPAFYQRVFAARSSREVRNALLIGILMWGAYDWCVTAGGMLARAAVHNGILPEGTHPNEALLRIVVFALPAGLTGIFLAGVLAAEMSTIDSYCLVAGGNIVYDIYRPVFKPDASDASLSRLTKWGIVGSWALGFVLAFYFERLMALWVFMSSILSSTVFVPIMAGLFWKGRKTRLAGLLGCATGLVTVVLYYLAVHRLGVRDEEYATFIWTFTVGGREISLWQEYAIFFSLPLSLAGFVLGNLLGREVHQPPAAAGAAA, encoded by the coding sequence GTGGATTTCGTGATCAACGCCCACATGTCGTGGTTCGACTTCGTCGTCATCGCGGCCTACCTCGTCTTCATGCTGTGGATCGGCTGGTACGTCTCGAAGAAGATGGCGAACTTCGACGACTTCTTCATCGCCGGGCGCACCATGACGACCCCGGTTCTCATCTGCACGCTGGTCTCGACGTACTACGGCATCGACGTGCTGTTCGGGACCTCGGAGCTGGCCTACAACGAGGGGATCGTCGCCTGGTTCGGCTACTCGCGCCCGACTTACCTGTTCTTCATCATCGCCGCCTTCTTCCTCGCCGACCGCCTGCGCCAGCACGGCCACCGCTCGCTGCCGGACATCCTCCAGTGGCACTACGGCAAGGAAGCGGGGGTCTTCGCCGCGGTGGCCTCGTTCGTCTATTCGCTCCCGTCCCTCGGCCTGTTCGGCATGGGCAAGCTGGCGCAGGTGGTGTTCGGCATCGATCTGTGGATCGGCGGACTGCTCTTCGGCGGCGTGGCGCTCGTGTACACGCTGTGGGGCGGGCTCTGGGCGGACGCCCTCACCGACACGGTGCAGTTCGTCCTCATGTGCGTCACCCTGGCGATCGCCATCCCGATCGTCATGTCGCACGTCGGTGGCTTCGACTACGTAGCGCAGAACCTGCCGGCGACGTTCTTCCAGCCGATGGGCAGCGTGCCGATCTGGCTGGTGGTGGTGTACGCGGCCACCGGCCTCACCATCCTGGTCGAGCCGGCGTTCTACCAGCGGGTGTTCGCGGCGCGCTCTTCGCGCGAGGTGCGCAACGCCCTCCTGATCGGCATCCTGATGTGGGGGGCCTACGACTGGTGCGTGACGGCCGGTGGCATGCTCGCCCGGGCCGCGGTGCACAACGGCATCCTGCCGGAGGGGACGCACCCGAACGAGGCGCTCCTGCGGATCGTCGTGTTCGCGCTTCCGGCCGGCCTGACCGGAATCTTCCTGGCCGGCGTCCTGGCGGCGGAGATGTCGACGATCGATTCCTACTGCCTGGTCGCCGGCGGCAATATCGTGTACGACATCTACCGCCCGGTCTTCAAGCCGGACGCCAGCGACGCCAGCCTCAGCCGGTTGACCAAGTGGGGCATCGTGGGATCGTGGGCCCTCGGGTTCGTCCTCGCCTTCTACTTCGAGCGGCTGATGGCCCTGTGGGTCTTCATGTCGAGCATCCTGTCGTCCACGGTCTTCGTGCCGATCATGGCCGGCCTGTTCTGGAAGGGAAGGAAGACCAGGCTCGCCGGCCTCCTGGGATGCGCCACGGGCCTCGTGACCGTCGTGCTGTACTACCTCGCGGTGCATCGTCTCGGGGTGCGCGACGAGGAGTACGCGACGTTCATCTGGACCTTCACCGTCGGAGGGCGCGAGATCAGCCTCTGGCAGGAGTACGCGATCTTCTTCAGCCTGCCGCTGTCCCTGGCGGGATTCGTTCTGGGGAACCTGCTGGGGCGGGAGGTCCATCAGCCGCCGGCTGCGGCGGGGGCCGCTGCATGA
- a CDS encoding TlpA disulfide reductase family protein translates to MKPDLVIPAASRWLLAALLTVPSCAAAAAAKPAGPPVDPYSKVVLEDTQGRAIQLGRYAGKVRLFDIWASWCGPCRMGIPHLNRLYDRYRDRGLVVIGVSVDDRPADVEAFVRVTPIKYPSGMMNPGLAKLLGNTDAVPTSLLVDRHGKMRRKFVGYVEPELMEREIAKFLTDSQGARAGP, encoded by the coding sequence ATGAAGCCGGACCTCGTCATCCCGGCCGCGTCGCGGTGGCTGCTGGCCGCCCTCCTCACGGTCCCATCCTGTGCGGCCGCGGCGGCCGCGAAGCCCGCCGGCCCTCCCGTAGATCCCTACTCGAAGGTGGTCCTGGAGGACACGCAAGGACGCGCGATCCAGCTGGGGCGCTATGCCGGCAAGGTGCGCCTGTTCGACATCTGGGCGTCCTGGTGCGGCCCGTGCCGCATGGGGATTCCTCACCTGAACCGCCTCTACGATCGCTATCGCGACCGCGGGCTGGTGGTGATCGGCGTGTCCGTCGACGATCGGCCGGCCGACGTGGAGGCGTTCGTCCGCGTCACTCCCATCAAGTATCCGTCCGGGATGATGAACCCTGGTCTGGCGAAGCTCCTGGGAAACACGGACGCGGTGCCGACGAGCCTCCTGGTCGATCGCCATGGCAAGATGCGAAGGAAATTCGTGGGCTACGTCGAGCCCGAGCTCATGGAGCGCGAGATCGCGAAATTCCTGACGGACTCCCAGGGCGCACGCGCCGGCCCGTGA
- a CDS encoding FAD-dependent oxidoreductase, with translation MPRIAPAESPASAYARYSYWLETCGDDLTPRPPLDRSIDVDVAILGAGYTGLWTAYYLLKQDPSLRVAIVERKIAGFGASGRNGGWCSSKLNISLDRIAEMYGHDRARALQSALYDTVDEIGRVCQSERIEAEFSRVGALFVARFPYQAALMRDYAQMFERFGFGDRQGLLSAAETDARVRVKGTLGAWRCPHYAHLQPARLARGLARAVERLGGRIYEETEVTAIRPGGPGTRPGLRTGRGDARARAIVLAGEAYLTRLRPLRRSVLPAYSLIVLTEPLSDAQWEEIGWRGRECLASFRLSIDYLARTGDGRILFGGRGAPYRFGSAIEDAFDRDPGTHEMLRRFARDWFPCLGETRFTHAWGGPLGMPRDWMPNVLYDRETGIASARGYTGHGVSASNLAGRTLSDLLANRRSALTDLPIAGHRSPLWEPEPLRWLGVRYVQRAMARLDEDGERTGRTPAGATLAERLSRH, from the coding sequence TTGCCCCGAATCGCTCCCGCGGAATCGCCCGCGTCTGCCTATGCCCGGTATTCATACTGGCTCGAGACCTGCGGGGACGACCTGACGCCGAGGCCCCCGCTCGACCGTTCGATCGACGTCGACGTGGCGATCCTCGGGGCCGGGTACACCGGCCTGTGGACCGCCTACTACCTGCTCAAGCAGGATCCCTCGCTGCGCGTCGCGATCGTCGAGCGGAAGATCGCCGGGTTCGGCGCGTCGGGCCGCAACGGCGGCTGGTGCTCGAGCAAGCTGAACATCAGCCTGGACCGGATCGCCGAGATGTACGGCCACGACCGGGCGCGGGCGCTGCAGAGCGCGCTGTACGACACCGTGGACGAGATCGGCCGCGTCTGCCAGTCCGAGCGGATCGAGGCGGAGTTCTCGCGCGTCGGCGCTCTCTTCGTGGCGCGCTTCCCGTACCAGGCCGCCCTGATGCGCGACTACGCGCAGATGTTCGAGCGCTTCGGCTTCGGCGACCGCCAGGGCCTGCTGAGCGCCGCCGAGACCGACGCCCGGGTCCGCGTCAAGGGGACGCTCGGCGCCTGGCGCTGCCCGCATTACGCCCACCTGCAGCCCGCCCGCCTGGCACGGGGGCTGGCGCGCGCGGTCGAGCGGCTGGGCGGCAGGATTTACGAGGAGACGGAGGTGACCGCGATCCGGCCCGGTGGACCCGGGACGCGCCCCGGCCTCCGGACCGGGCGGGGTGACGCGCGCGCCCGGGCGATCGTCCTGGCGGGCGAGGCCTACCTGACACGCCTCCGCCCCCTGCGCCGGAGCGTCCTCCCCGCCTATTCCCTCATCGTCCTGACCGAGCCCCTGAGCGACGCGCAGTGGGAGGAGATCGGCTGGCGGGGGCGCGAGTGCCTGGCGTCCTTCCGGCTCTCCATCGATTACCTGGCGCGGACGGGGGACGGGCGCATCCTGTTCGGCGGACGGGGTGCCCCCTACCGCTTCGGCTCGGCGATCGAGGACGCCTTCGACCGCGACCCGGGGACGCACGAGATGCTGCGCCGGTTCGCGCGGGACTGGTTCCCCTGTCTCGGAGAGACGCGCTTCACGCACGCCTGGGGCGGGCCGCTCGGGATGCCGCGCGACTGGATGCCGAACGTTCTCTACGATCGGGAGACCGGCATCGCCTCGGCGCGGGGCTACACCGGGCACGGGGTGTCGGCTTCGAATCTGGCCGGCCGGACGCTGTCCGACCTGCTGGCAAACCGTCGCAGTGCCCTGACCGACCTGCCGATCGCCGGGCACCGATCGCCCCTTTGGGAGCCCGAGCCGCTGCGCTGGCTCGGCGTCCGCTACGTGCAGCGCGCCATGGCCCGCCTGGATGAGGATGGGGAGCGCACGGGCCGGACGCCGGCCGGAGCGACGCTGGCCGAACGCCTCAGCCGTCACTGA